In Pleuronectes platessa chromosome 5, fPlePla1.1, whole genome shotgun sequence, a single genomic region encodes these proteins:
- the LOC128440139 gene encoding EH domain-containing protein 2: MSIRRLRSSPKMLGDVNTVTEELKNLYYKRLLPIEKYCAFHHFHTPSYEDADFDSKPMVLVMGQYSTGKTTFIRYLIEQDFPGSRVGPEPTTDCFSAVMYGDQEGIIPGNALTVDPKKPFRNLGPFGNSFLNRFQCVQMPNQVLESISIIDTPGILTAAKRKLSRGYDYPAVLRWFAERVDRIILLFDAHKLEFSDELTRAFGSLCGYEDKLRVVLNKADSVDSQQLMRVYGALMWSLGKVFRTPEILRVYIGSFWSEPRQMCDHYQLIELEEEDLLTDIRNLPRNAAVRKLNDLVKRARLVRAHAHIISYLKQEMPTIFCKESKKHNLIYQLPVIFHKIQQQHRVPAGDFPDCAKMQEKLLGHNFSKFKTLKPSLMASLDKLLTTDIANLMPLLQQQETKKKSLPGMLDGDFLGTFRREHYRRDPFKELPRDDDGSEADFYEWIVEKYKPKYDEIFYNLSPNAGKLSGSKVKQWMTTTLLPNSVLAHVWRLSDVDGDGMLDNEEFALAVHLIEGKLEGHWLPRELPSHLVPPSKRLSTASEEE; this comes from the exons atGTCCATCCGGAGGCTCAGGAGCAGCCCTAAAATGCTGGGAGATGTCAATACGGTgacagaggagctgaagaatCTTTATTACAAGAGGCTGCTGCCGATAGAGAAATATTGCGCCTTCCATCACTTCCACACGCCGAGCTATGAGGACGCAGACTTTGACAGTAAGCCaatggtgctggtgatgggccAGTACTCAACAGGAAAGACAACTTTCatcag gtaTCTCATAGAGCAAGACTTTCCTGGTAGCAGAGTTGGGCCAGAGCCGACCACTGACTGCTTCAGCGCCGTCATGTACGGAGACCAGGAGGGAATCATCCCTGGGAATGCCCTCACGGTGGATCCCAAGAAACCCTTCCGCAACCTTGGCCCATTTGGAAACTCTTTTCTGAACAG GTTTCAGTGTGTTCAGATGCCAAATCAAGTGCTTGAAAGCATCAGCATTATCGACACACCGGGGATATTAACTGCAGCTAAGAGAAAGCTGAGTCGAG GCTACGACTACCCGGCAGTGCTGCGCTGGTTTGCAGAGCGTGTGGATCGAATCATCCTGCTCTTCGACGCACACAAACTGGAGTTCTCCGACGAGCTCACCCGGGCCTTTGGGTCTCTGTGCGGCTACGAGGACAAGCTGCGCGTGGTGCTCAACAAGGCCGACAGCGTGGACTCGCAGCAGCTCATGAGAGTGTACGGTGCCCTCATGTGGTCACTGGGGAAAGTGTTTCGGACCCCGGAGATCCTGCGTGTATACATCGGGTCGTTCTGGTCCGAGCCCAGGCAGATGTGCGACCACTACCAGTTGatcgagctggaggaggaggatcttCTGACTGACATACGGAACCTGCCGCGGAATGCTGCAGTACGGAAGCTGAATGACCTGGTGAAGAGGGCACGCTTAGTACGG GCTCATGCACATATTATCAGCTATCTAAAGCAGGAGATGCCGACCATTTTCTGCAAAGAAAGCAAGAAGCACAACCTGATTTATCAGCTTCCTGTGATTTTCCACAAGATCCAGCAACAGCATCGAGTTCCAGCTGGTGACTTCCCGGACTGCGCCAAGATGCAG GAGAAACTTCTGGGTCACAATTTCTCAAAGTTCAAGACCCTGAAACCAAGTCTGATGGCCTCCCTGGATAAACTCCTGACCACTGACATAGCAAACCTGATGCCTTTACTTCAACAgcaagaaacaaagaaaaaatccCTCCCCGGCATGTTGGACGGGGACTTTTTGGGAACGTTCCGGCGCGAGCATTACAGGAGAGATCCTTTCAAGGAGCTCCCAAGAGACGATGACGGCAGCGAGGCAGATTTCTACGAGTGGATCGTGGAGAAGTACAAGCCCAAGTACGATGAGATCTTCTACAACCTCAGTCCGAACGCGGGCAAACTGAGCGGCAGCAAAGTCAAACAGTGGATGACGACCACGCTTCTGCCGAACTCTGTGCTCGCTCACGTCTGGAGGCTGTCCGATGTGGATGGAGACGGCATGTTGGACAATGAGGAGTTCGCTTTGGCAGTCCACCTTATTGAGGGGAAGCTGGAAGGCCACTGGCTGCCCAGAGAGCTGCCCTCTCACCTGGTGCCACCGTCAAAGCGCCTAAGTACAGCCAGCGAAGAAGAGTAA